ttaaaaatgcaaGAGTCTAtccaatcgatcgattctctcGTTCGTCCTCGTATGCGCTCGCACAGTAACGTCCGCTTTTCACACATTCGCGTCTTGTTAACGTCGCAATAACGACGTCCGAGATCCGAGATTCGATTGCTTGAGGATTCTTTGGTTCTCGAGAAACACGCGCATCGTGCAGACGAGAGAACATCGAGTGAGTCTCATTTCAACCTTCTGTTAGAAGGGAATACACggaaaataggaagaaagaaggaaagaaaaaaaaaaaaaaatcgccaAATTATTCTGCAAATATTATCCGTTGGCTTTTCTttacgcttttctttttttcttttgcttttgtaGCATTTAACCTTAGGCCAATCTAAAGCAAgtaacttttatttctcttagaTTCCACGTGAAAATAGAAAcctatatgtgtgtattatattatcgtatatgCACCAAACTATCGTCACGACTGTACAAAACACGTAGAGCACGCGCAAACGTATGCCGtggtataaaaaagagaaaaagatgaaaaaaaacaaaaaaaaaaacaaaaaaaaaaagaagaagaaaaaaacaggaagagaaataaaacaaaacggaAAGAACAATTATTCCTCGTTTGTTTCTCACTTTTTATCGTTGCACCGACGTTTCCATTCGACGAATAATTTCGAGCCTGTGTTTTGTACAAGACCGatatatttcgttaataattataataactataaatttatctttgcGAAAGAAACTAGACGCACCTatgatcaaaaaataattcgcAGTTCATCGTGCCGAGCACTAATATCGCTTCGaattgaaatatgaaaagCAAGTTCGTACTCTGTAACCCTTTAAAACTTAAACAACACCGAAGAGACATAGCGCGTTAAGCTTCGTctattgaaaaagaaggaaaaaaaaaattgaaggaaaATCAAAAGGAAGAACTAACGTACTAATAAGTTCGTCTAAAGGAGCGAGcaattaagaataattatctataaatacgctatgtgtgtgtaacgcacgtatatacgtatatatacatcatatataaataatatggagATATAAAAATGTGGGTGAAtaatttgctttttctttctttttctttcccttaaaCGCTATTTTCGATGCACTACTAAATTCggaatgtatgtgtatgtgtgccgATAGTTTTACATCATTTCTATACGGACGAGGAAGAATTTTAACGGAACTCTTTTATCAACTCCTTTCCTTCTTGTctctgttttgttttgtttcgtttcacTTTTATCCGTTTTAACGCGTAAATCGACGCATAAAAAGTCGATGCTTCGTAGCGAGAAGAATGTGTATCTTTTCACGCGCGTACTCTGATATACAATGTAATCGTGTACGTATGCGACCGAGTATAGCTCGTTTTCACGGGCGGATTAAAGGCTGGAGGAaccgaaatattttcttgtcttttatccatcgagaaaaagaaatgagagaaaaaaaaggggtcCTGGGGATAGAGGGgcggggcggggggggggcggggacggagagagagaagaagtaataataataaacgtgaaTCGTTGACGGcgatgaacaaataaaaatcccGGTAAAACATAAATgtcgaacgataataacgtaagcGATACgcagtatatttttttttctatacgtaGACTCGTCGTATAGCCAGCGGTGTAAGTAACGGGTAGCAGTAAGTGCCGTAggtgttttgtttcgttttcgcTCTGAGAGAGAGTACTAAATTTGCGTGTTATACAATTTACAGAGAAAGAACAACAACAGGAgggaattaatttaatataacgataCGGTCCTAAGAGAGACGACGATTTTAAATGTTTGAAAATAGAATCATTATTGTCGTGGCAATGGCGGTCACGGCGAGCTTGGAAGTATCCCCAGATGATACTATTGTGTAGTCCACAACGCTGCCTGTAGATTCTGAATGATAAAAAGCGTCTCTTATAAaggtatgtttttttttctcttttagtcGGGAATGTacattgtgtgtgtgtgtgtgtgtgtgtgtgtatgtgtggttttttttcgttttttttctttttctttttttgcttttctgtaattttttgtttctaacaCAATCTACTACGGGGACCCAACGAGATCGgacagagataaaaaaaaactagacTAGATGAGAAATCTCAGATGCATGTCTCTACGCGAGGGGCGAAGGGCCTTAAAATTATCATGAAAATCATTCTCTTGCAAACAACATTCgagcaaaaaaattaatcgtgaAATTAGAGAGAATCGTGGACAATGCAACGTGGTCGCGCCCTTCTCCCTGCTCATTTTGTTATATAGAAGAAACAGAGGCAAAAGTACGACTTTGAATCGTTAAcgtaaaaacaaacaaaaaaaaatatatatatatatatatacacacacacacatatacatacatacatacatacatatatatatatatatatatatatatgcgtgtgtgcgtgtacatacattcaagtatatataatatatgttaattgTGCGCGAGAGCCTTGTGCATTGGTTTCTCTAATgtagattaatatttttagagtaaaatatatatatatatatatatatatatatatatacatatatatatttatactgaACATCGAAAAATAGTAGGTAATAAActatacgaagaaaaagaaaaaaagaaaaaaagatgaataaataaataaataataaacaaagagagagaaaaaagaacataaggGGGTGCGATCggtgaagaagagagagagagagagagagagagagagagagagagagggagagagagaaagaaagaaaacttacCCCTGGCAGTCTTGAATTTGGTGACACCCGGGTTGCTAAATCCCATAGCGTTGTGAGCCTTTACTTCGACGCTGTAAAAATTGTCAGAGTGAAGATCCTTTAGCCAATATTTCGTTCTTCCGGCACCCTTAACGTCCAACGTTTTGCAGGTATCCTCCTCGGTTTGCCAGCCACCGTCGGTTACTCGTTTGATCTGACAATATCTAATAAGATACATGTCTATTGGTTCACCGTTGTCCGGTGGAACGGTCCAGAAAAGTTCATACTGATTGCTGAACGCCGAGACGTCGTACTCGCTCGATCCTTTCGTTATGATCTTTGGTTCTTTGGGAAAGGTCCTTCCGGGTGTGGTTTCGCGATAAAACGTACCCCAATTGCCCTGACCGACCTTATTTATCGCAGCAAATCGATAATCGTAAGAGGTTTGAGGTTTCAAGCCTTCGATGACGTAAACGGAATCTAATAGAAGTAAGAAaagtttcgttaaaaaaaagaaaaaaagaaaaaaaaggaaaaaagaaaaaagaaaaaagaaaaaagaaaaaaaaaaaaacgaaaaagaaagaaaagatcttcGTTATAAGAGCGTTTTGGCGTAGGGGAATAAAAACTAAAGGAAACTCACCTATCGACCAGGTCCTATTCCTAGCCTCGGCCCAAGTCTGAATCTCCTCTTTGTACTGTACGACGACACTTTTAACGGGCAAATCTGGATGAGTAGGCGGCGGTACGAGATCGAATCGGATGGTAGTGGCCGTGATCTCGGCCATCTTGGCTTGCAAGAGTTCGTTCGGCCTCGTGGCTTGTCtcaattcgataataatctcTCGCGTGCCGTGCGAATTCGCCGCGATACATTTGTAATCCGTGTAATATCTGCTGTCTAATGGTACGATCATGAGCACCGAGTTCGGGCCCTTGCCGTACTGTTTGATCTCCGGCACGTTctcgatctttttatttccggACATCATCCACGTGATCGTGGCGTTCGGTATGCTTTCGGCGATGCAGGTCAAATTGACGGGTCTCCTGTCCCAAGACCAGACGGTGTTGTTCTGCATGAAAGCGAACGACGGGGGAAATTCGACGGTTACGTGACCATTTTTATGAGCCACCCCACCGGCGTTCTCGGCCACGCACTCGTAAAGACCATCGTACGATCTAAGAACGTCGCGAATGTTAAGAGTGCCAACCGTCTCGCCGGTAACCTCGTCCGGTTGATTAACCAAAACTATTCTGCTGTCGTCCGCCTGTGTTCCGATGACGTAAGCTTTCTCGGCGGTGTGCTTCCTGAAGGTCACCCTGGGTGGTGGCCTACCAAACGCTTTGCACCTGACATCAACCTCGTTACCCTGTATCACCGTCACATTAGGGAACTCCATGATTTTTGGCTTTACGATCACGTTTACGACTATGTTGCTGGTGGCCGAACCTGCCGCGTTCGTCGCGGTGCACTGATACTCTCCGGCGTCTTCGCGATTTACAGTGATAATGGCCAGGTCACCGGTATCCGGATTAACGGTAAAACGATCGGCGTTCGAAAGATTTTGCTTCGTAAGGGATTTCACCCAGGTATACTTTGGCGGTGGCTTGCCTTTCCCTTTGCACTCGATGTTCGCGTTTTCTCCTTCGATTATGTCGACCGGAGTGGAACGTTCCTCGATGGTTGGACGTACGTGGACCTGACATAACACGTATTAAAATCTTAATAAGACATCCTCTAACAACGTTCTCTATAAACGTTCTTCCTAAAAGAGTTCGTAATGTATGGCtgcgaacgaataaatatctacaaaggggataaataaacgattatcGTCGATATTTACCTCAACGCGTATTGGCCGTTCCCGGAGTTCACCGGTAGTCGGCACGGAGGCGCGACACGTGTAAATACCGTCGTCGGACTCttgaacattttttatctttagcGCATGGGTGTCGATGATGTAATGATCGTTCGTCTTTACCAGCTCCCCGTTGTAAAGCCAATCGACGGAGGGTGAGGGCCTGGCGCGGACTTTGCAAAGGATCGAGAAATCCTCACCGAGGATCGGATATTGATTTTTCGGTGCGTCGTCCCAGGTAATCGCAACTGTGACATAGACACGTCGTCCATTTTCAATCTCTCCTAACTGCGATCAAAGTGTTAGCAAACTGTGCTAATTGACGTTTCTCGTTGACGTTTCTCGTGGGCgattaaaggaaagaagaagaagaagaagaagaagaagaagaagaagaagaagaagaagaagaaggagaagaagaaacaaacaaaaacaaaagaaagaaaagaaaaaggaaaggtttGCGCGAAAGAATTAGATGTCATTCGTTATAGATTCTCTATCGAGATATCGGTTAGAGAATCTTCTTCGGCGGATTAAAATACCCATTGATATTCTATCCTCATTGCGACTAAGCTTCGAAAAACTCACCAATGGTATCGATCGTGACCGATTTATTTAGAGGCACCGAGTTCGCGTACGTTCCC
Above is a genomic segment from Vespa velutina chromosome 13, iVesVel2.1, whole genome shotgun sequence containing:
- the LOC124953802 gene encoding fasciclin-2 isoform X2 translates to MSTEMSICISVLCVYVLAPLPQQQQPSLATARLAYANAASLEILPSGETQTKPIGSSNIFMCKPNVDNFELITNMQWLDPQNRVIESLNTSPGHSKPAMYTELHQDNSLSLFFNSLQEEQAGRYTCKGTYANSVPLNKSVTIDTIVAITWDDAPKNQYPILGEDFSILCKVRARPSPSVDWLYNGELVKTNDHYIIDTHALKIKNVQESDDGIYTCRASVPTTGELRERPIRVEVHVRPTIEERSTPVDIIEGENANIECKGKGKPPPKYTWVKSLTKQNLSNADRFTVNPDTGDLAIITVNREDAGEYQCTATNAAGSATSNIVVNVIVKPKIMEFPNVTVIQGNEVDVRCKAFGRPPPRVTFRKHTAEKAYVIGTQADDSRIVLVNQPDEVTGETVGTLNIRDVLRSYDGLYECVAENAGGVAHKNGHVTVEFPPSFAFMQNNTVWSWDRRPVNLTCIAESIPNATITWMMSGNKKIENVPEIKQYGKGPNSVLMIVPLDSRYYTDYKCIAANSHGTREIIIELRQATRPNELLQAKMAEITATTIRFDLVPPPTHPDLPVKSVVVQYKEEIQTWAEARNRTWSIDSVYVIEGLKPQTSYDYRFAAINKVGQGNWGTFYRETTPGRTFPKEPKIITKGSSEYDVSAFSNQYELFWTVPPDNGEPIDMYLIRYCQIKRVTDGGWQTEEDTCKTLDVKGAGRTKYWLKDLHSDNFYSVEVKAHNAMGFSNPGVTKFKTARGLDTTVVHHQGPLISSAAIIGIVIAVLFIIIVIIDVICCCAHKTGIIYYVCERSRRKPVDEEDAKLGSLYGWRFPLPYCDQKMANVAGVTAIQDSGSGKNTIRLVKHTAIDEKEPLKEEKKITPIIDSGLRRETSVTFDGKRSVSKTGFVGKDSAV
- the LOC124953802 gene encoding fasciclin-2 isoform X1 is translated as MSTEMSICISVLCVYVLAPLPQQQQPSLATARLAYANAASLEILPSGETQTKPIGSSNIFMCKPNVDNFELITNMQWLDPQNRVIESLKFVVLPIESTSPGHSKPAMYTELHQDNSLSLFFNSLQEEQAGRYTCKGTYANSVPLNKSVTIDTIVAITWDDAPKNQYPILGEDFSILCKVRARPSPSVDWLYNGELVKTNDHYIIDTHALKIKNVQESDDGIYTCRASVPTTGELRERPIRVEVHVRPTIEERSTPVDIIEGENANIECKGKGKPPPKYTWVKSLTKQNLSNADRFTVNPDTGDLAIITVNREDAGEYQCTATNAAGSATSNIVVNVIVKPKIMEFPNVTVIQGNEVDVRCKAFGRPPPRVTFRKHTAEKAYVIGTQADDSRIVLVNQPDEVTGETVGTLNIRDVLRSYDGLYECVAENAGGVAHKNGHVTVEFPPSFAFMQNNTVWSWDRRPVNLTCIAESIPNATITWMMSGNKKIENVPEIKQYGKGPNSVLMIVPLDSRYYTDYKCIAANSHGTREIIIELRQATRPNELLQAKMAEITATTIRFDLVPPPTHPDLPVKSVVVQYKEEIQTWAEARNRTWSIDSVYVIEGLKPQTSYDYRFAAINKVGQGNWGTFYRETTPGRTFPKEPKIITKGSSEYDVSAFSNQYELFWTVPPDNGEPIDMYLIRYCQIKRVTDGGWQTEEDTCKTLDVKGAGRTKYWLKDLHSDNFYSVEVKAHNAMGFSNPGVTKFKTARGLDTTVVHHQGPLISSAAIIGIVIAVLFIIIVIIDVICCCAHKTGIIYYVCERSRRKPVDEEDAKLGSLYGWRFPLPYCDQKMANVAGVTAIQDSGSGKNTIRLVKHTAIDEKEPLKEEKKITPIIDSGLRRETSVTFDGKRSVSKTGFVGKDSAV
- the LOC124953802 gene encoding fasciclin-2 isoform X5, which produces MSTEMSICISVLCVYVLAPLPQQQQPSLATARLAYANAASLEILPSGETQTKPIGSSNIFMCKPNVDNFELITNMQWLDPQNRVIESLKFVVLPIESTSPGHSKPAMYTELHQDNSLSLFFNSLQEEQAGRYTCKGTYANSVPLNKSVTIDTIVAITWDDAPKNQYPILGEDFSILCKVRARPSPSVDWLYNGELVKTNDHYIIDTHALKIKNVQESDDGIYTCRASVPTTGELRERPIRVEVHVRPTIEERSTPVDIIEGENANIECKGKGKPPPKYTWVKSLTKQNLSNADRFTVNPDTGDLAIITVNREDAGEYQCTATNAAGSATSNIVVNVIVKPKIMEFPNVTVIQGNEVDVRCKAFGRPPPRVTFRKHTAEKAYVIGTQADDSRIVLVNQPDEVTGETVGTLNIRDVLRSYDGLYECVAENAGGVAHKNGHVTVEFPPSFAFMQNNTVWSWDRRPVNLTCIAESIPNATITWMMSGNKKIENVPEIKQYGKGPNSVLMIVPLDSRYYTDYKCIAANSHGTREIIIELRQATRPNELLQAKMAEITATTIRFDLVPPPTHPDLPVKSVVVQYKEEIQTWAEARNRTWSIDSVYVIEGLKPQTSYDYRFAAINKVGQGNWGTFYRETTPGRTFPKEPKIITKGSSEYDVSAFSNQYELFWTVPPDNGEPIDMYLIRYCQIKRVTDGGWQTEEDTCKTLDVKGAGRTKYWLKDLHSDNFYSVEVKAHNAMGFSNPGVTKFKTARGLDTTVVHHQGPLISSAAIIGIVIAVLFIIIVIIDVICCCAHKTGIIYYVCERSRRKPVDEEDAKLGRDEKEPLKEEKKITPIIDSGLRRETSVTFDGKRSVSKTGFVGKDSAV
- the LOC124953802 gene encoding fasciclin-2 isoform X6, which codes for MSTEMSICISVLCVYVLAPLPQQQQPSLATARLAYANAASLEILPSGETQTKPIGSSNIFMCKPNVDNFELITNMQWLDPQNRVIESLKFVVLPIESTSPGHSKPAMYTELHQDNSLSLFFNSLQEEQAGRYTCKGTYANSVPLNKSVTIDTIVAITWDDAPKNQYPILGEDFSILCKVRARPSPSVDWLYNGELVKTNDHYIIDTHALKIKNVQESDDGIYTCRASVPTTGELRERPIRVEVHVRPTIEERSTPVDIIEGENANIECKGKGKPPPKYTWVKSLTKQNLSNADRFTVNPDTGDLAIITVNREDAGEYQCTATNAAGSATSNIVVNVIVKPKIMEFPNVTVIQGNEVDVRCKAFGRPPPRVTFRKHTAEKAYVIGTQADDSRIVLVNQPDEVTGETVGTLNIRDVLRSYDGLYECVAENAGGVAHKNGHVTVEFPPSFAFMQNNTVWSWDRRPVNLTCIAESIPNATITWMMSGNKKIENVPEIKQYGKGPNSVLMIVPLDSRYYTDYKCIAANSHGTREIIIELRQATRPNELLQAKMAEITATTIRFDLVPPPTHPDLPVKSVVVQYKEEIQTWAEARNRTWSIDSVYVIEGLKPQTSYDYRFAAINKVGQGNWGTFYRETTPGRTFPKEPKIITKGSSEYDVSAFSNQYELFWTVPPDNGEPIDMYLIRYCQIKRVTDGGWQTEEDTCKTLDVKGAGRTKYWLKDLHSDNFYSVEVKAHNAMGFSNPGVTKFKTARESTGSVVDYTIVSSGDTSKLAVTAIATTIMILFSNI
- the LOC124953802 gene encoding fasciclin-2 isoform X4 encodes the protein MFIIQRINDISAYANAASLEILPSGETQTKPIGSSNIFMCKPNVDNFELITNMQWLDPQNRVIESLKFVVLPIESTSPGHSKPAMYTELHQDNSLSLFFNSLQEEQAGRYTCKGTYANSVPLNKSVTIDTIVAITWDDAPKNQYPILGEDFSILCKVRARPSPSVDWLYNGELVKTNDHYIIDTHALKIKNVQESDDGIYTCRASVPTTGELRERPIRVEVHVRPTIEERSTPVDIIEGENANIECKGKGKPPPKYTWVKSLTKQNLSNADRFTVNPDTGDLAIITVNREDAGEYQCTATNAAGSATSNIVVNVIVKPKIMEFPNVTVIQGNEVDVRCKAFGRPPPRVTFRKHTAEKAYVIGTQADDSRIVLVNQPDEVTGETVGTLNIRDVLRSYDGLYECVAENAGGVAHKNGHVTVEFPPSFAFMQNNTVWSWDRRPVNLTCIAESIPNATITWMMSGNKKIENVPEIKQYGKGPNSVLMIVPLDSRYYTDYKCIAANSHGTREIIIELRQATRPNELLQAKMAEITATTIRFDLVPPPTHPDLPVKSVVVQYKEEIQTWAEARNRTWSIDSVYVIEGLKPQTSYDYRFAAINKVGQGNWGTFYRETTPGRTFPKEPKIITKGSSEYDVSAFSNQYELFWTVPPDNGEPIDMYLIRYCQIKRVTDGGWQTEEDTCKTLDVKGAGRTKYWLKDLHSDNFYSVEVKAHNAMGFSNPGVTKFKTARGLDTTVVHHQGPLISSAAIIGIVIAVLFIIIVIIDVICCCAHKTGIIYYVCERSRRKPVDEEDAKLGSLYGWRFPLPYCDQKMANVAGVTAIQDSGSGKNTIRLVKHTAIDEKEPLKEEKKITPIIDSGLRRETSVTFDGKRSVSKTGFVGKDSAV
- the LOC124953802 gene encoding fasciclin-2 isoform X3, giving the protein MADHGHPAPPVWLFALFYLIAYANAASLEILPSGETQTKPIGSSNIFMCKPNVDNFELITNMQWLDPQNRVIESLKFVVLPIESTSPGHSKPAMYTELHQDNSLSLFFNSLQEEQAGRYTCKGTYANSVPLNKSVTIDTIVAITWDDAPKNQYPILGEDFSILCKVRARPSPSVDWLYNGELVKTNDHYIIDTHALKIKNVQESDDGIYTCRASVPTTGELRERPIRVEVHVRPTIEERSTPVDIIEGENANIECKGKGKPPPKYTWVKSLTKQNLSNADRFTVNPDTGDLAIITVNREDAGEYQCTATNAAGSATSNIVVNVIVKPKIMEFPNVTVIQGNEVDVRCKAFGRPPPRVTFRKHTAEKAYVIGTQADDSRIVLVNQPDEVTGETVGTLNIRDVLRSYDGLYECVAENAGGVAHKNGHVTVEFPPSFAFMQNNTVWSWDRRPVNLTCIAESIPNATITWMMSGNKKIENVPEIKQYGKGPNSVLMIVPLDSRYYTDYKCIAANSHGTREIIIELRQATRPNELLQAKMAEITATTIRFDLVPPPTHPDLPVKSVVVQYKEEIQTWAEARNRTWSIDSVYVIEGLKPQTSYDYRFAAINKVGQGNWGTFYRETTPGRTFPKEPKIITKGSSEYDVSAFSNQYELFWTVPPDNGEPIDMYLIRYCQIKRVTDGGWQTEEDTCKTLDVKGAGRTKYWLKDLHSDNFYSVEVKAHNAMGFSNPGVTKFKTARGLDTTVVHHQGPLISSAAIIGIVIAVLFIIIVIIDVICCCAHKTGIIYYVCERSRRKPVDEEDAKLGSLYGWRFPLPYCDQKMANVAGVTAIQDSGSGKNTIRLVKHTAIDEKEPLKEEKKITPIIDSGLRRETSVTFDGKRSVSKTGFVGKDSAV